In Brachypodium distachyon strain Bd21 chromosome 2, Brachypodium_distachyon_v3.0, whole genome shotgun sequence, one genomic interval encodes:
- the LOC100823058 gene encoding sugar transporter ERD6-like 4 translates to MSFRDESGGEDGGGASDLRKPLLHTGSWYRMSAAAGLGSRQSSSLMDRLGSSAYALRDGAVSAVLCTLIVALGPIQFGFTCGYSSPTQDAIIADLGLSLSEFALFGSLSNVGAMVGAIASGQIAEYIGRKGSLMIAAIPNIIGWLAISFAKDSSFLFMGRLLEGFGVGVISYTVPVYIAEIAPQNMRGALGAVNQLSVTIGILLAYTLGMFVPWRILSVLGILPCSILIPGLFFIPESPRWLAKMGKMEDFESSLQVLRGFERDITAEVNEIKRSVASSRRRTTIRFADIKQKRYSVPLMIGIGLLVLQQLSGVNGILFYAASIFKAAGIQNSNLATCGLGAVQVIATGITTWLTDKAGRRLLLIISTTGMTITLVVVSVSFFVKDNVTEGSHLYSIMSMLSLAGLVAFVISFSLGLGAIPWIIMSEILPVNIKSLAGSVATLANWMTSWLITMTASLMLSWSNGGTFAIYAAVCTGTLLFVCLCVPETKGRTLEEIAFSFR, encoded by the exons ATGAGCTTCCGGGacgagagcggcggcgaggatggcggcggcgcgtccgaCCTGCGGAAGCCGCTGCTGCACACGGGGAGCTGGTACCGGATGTCCGCCGCGGCCGGGCTCGGCTCGCGCCAGTCGTCCAGCCTCATGGACCGGCTCGGCTCCTCCGCCTACGCGCTCCGCGAcggcgccgtctccgccgtgctcTGCACGCTCATCGTCGCCCTCGGGCCCATCCAGTTCGGCTTCACCTGCGGCTACTCCTCGCCCACCCAGGACGCCATCATCGCCGACCTCGGTCTCTCCCTCTCCGAG TTTGCGTTGTTTGGATCCTTGTCCAATGTCGGGGCCATGGTAGGCGCCATTGCGAGTGGCCAGATCGCCGAGTACATCGGACGGAAAGGG TCTCTGATGATCGCTGCGATTCCAAACATCATTGGGTGGCTCGCTATATCATTTGCAAAA GATTCCTCATTTTTGTTTATGGGTCGGTTGCTGGAAGGATTTGGAGTCGGTGTAATATCCTATACG GTTCCAGTTTATATAGCAGAAATTGCTCCACAGAACATGAGAGGAGCTCTTGGTGCTGTCAATCAG CTATCTGTTACAATCGGTATATTGCTTGcgtacacgttgggcatgttTGTTCCCTGGAGAATTCTTTCTGTTCTCG GCATTTTACCATGCTCAATCCTGATACCTGGATTGTTCTTCATCCCCGAATCACCAAGGTGGCTG GCAAAAATGGGAAAGATGGAGGATTTTGAATCTTCACTGCAGGTCCTGCGAGGATTTGAAAGAGACATCACAGCTGAAGTAAATGAAATAAAG AGATCAGTTGCGTCATCGAGAAGGAGGACAACCATAAGATTTGCAGATATCAAGCAGAAGAGATATAGTGTTCCTCTTATG ATAGGAATTGGTCTCCTTGTGCTTCAGCAGCTAAGTGGTGTCAATGGCATTCTGTTTTATGCGGCAAGTATCTTCAAAGCTGCTG GTATCCAAAATAGTAATCTAGCAACATGTGGTTTGGGAGCAGTTCAG GTGATTGCGACTGGAATAACAACCTGGTTGACTGACAAAGCTGGCCGACGACTACTTCTCATT ATCTCTACTACAGGAATGACCATTACTCTCGTCGTTGTTTCAGTCTCATTTTTTGTGAAG GACAACGTAACAGAGGGTTCTCATTTATACTCTATAATGAGCATGCTTTCGTTGGCTGGACTTGTG GCATTTGTGATCTCATTTTCTCTTGGCTTGGGAGCTATCCCGTGGATAATAATGTCTGAG ATTCTTCCTGTTAATATTAAGAGCCTTGCTGGAAGCGTGGCCACCCTTGCGAACTGGATGACATCATGGCTCATCACGATGACCGCGAGCTTGATGTTAAGCTGGAGCAATGGAG GAACCTTCGCTATATACGCCGCGGTGTGTACCGGTACCCTTCTTTTCGTATGCTTGTGCGTGCCTGAGACCAAGGGAAGAACGCTCGAGGAGATCGCCTTCTCGTTCCGCTGA
- the LOC100823568 gene encoding uncharacterized protein LOC100823568, with protein sequence MPMGEQSLSQPHPNPHPLSPSPPPASATAASSSRAAASRAKKPHSSNSSGPGASKKPRLAAAQCARGRPLSADGEVAAAIRHLRAADTALAPVIDAHDPPVFHCPHRPFHSLVRSILYQQLAFKAAASVYSRFLALLGGEPQVLPDAVLSLSEDQLRQIGVSPRKASYLHDLARKYASGILSDTSVVAMDDRSLASMLTMVKGIGAWSVHMFMIFSLARPDVLPSADLGVRKGVQLLYGLDDVPRPSQMEKLCERWRPYRSVGAWYMWRLIESKAAQIAPANPVVPPALPVPGDEFMLEEQQQQHQQQPTAIQMIDQVQMLPGLG encoded by the coding sequence ATGCCCATGGGCGAGCAATCCCTCTCCCAGCCTCACCCCAATCCCCATCCCCTCTCCccatcgccgcctcccgcctccgccaccgccgcatcGAGCTCCCGCGCGGCTGCCTCCCGCGCGAAGAAGCCCCACTCGTCAAACTCTTCCGGCCCCGGCGCGTCCAAGAAGCCCcgcctggcggcggcgcagtgCGCCCGCGGGCGGCCCCTGTCCGCCGACGGCGAGGTGGCCGCGGCCATCCGGCACCTGCGCGCGGCCGACACGGCCTTGGCCCCCGTGATCGACGCGCACGACCCGCCGGTCTTCCACTGCCCGCACCGCCCCTTCCACTCCCTCGTCCGATCCATCCTCTACCAGCAGCTCGCCTtcaaggccgccgcctccgtctaCTCCCGCTTCCTCGCGCTCCTCGGCGGCGAGCCCCAAGTGCTCCCCGACGCCGTCCTCTCGCTCTCCGAGGACCAGCTCCGCCAGATCGGGGTATCCCCGCGCAAGGCCTCCTACCTCCACGACCTCGCCCGCAAGTACGCCTCGGGCATCCTCTCCGACACCTCCGTCGTCGCCATGGACGACCGCTCCCTCGCCTCCATGCTCACCATGGTCAAGGGCATCGGCGCCTGGAGCGTCCACATGTTCATGATCTTCTCCCTCGCGCGCCCGGACGTGCTCCCCTCCGCCGACCTCGGCGTGCGCAAGGGCGTGCAGCTGCTCTATGGCCTGGACGACGTGCCCCGCCCCTCGCAGATGGAGAAGCTCTGCGAACGGTGGCGCCCCTACCGCTCCGTCGGGGCCTGGTACATGTGGCGGCTCATCGAGTCCAAGGCGGCACAGATTGCGCCGGCTAACCCTGTCgtgccgcccgcgctgccTGTGCCTGGTGACGAGTTCATGCTCGAggaacaacagcagcagcatcaacaGCAACCAACTGCCATCCAGATGATCGATCAGGTTCAGATGCTTCCAGGATTGGGGTGA
- the LOC100828376 gene encoding uncharacterized protein LOC100828376 — protein MMATENYDPCYPDQPVVHRYLPVWARLPAFADKPAFIWADDHGATTAISYTALTYSQLDAAVERMASRLLGKLRRGDTVLVLASPGLRLVKLLFACQRAGLTAVPVVPPDLSRPGPAQAHLMRAVSQTKPGAAVADKLFVDAIARSDGRLAATLSGLRWLPVDELERCDDDHASSDNKPPSMVMGCGPGDAYLVQYTSGATGPPKPVVVAAGSAAHNVRAARRAYDLGPNSMVVSWLPQYHDCGLMFLLLTVVSGATCVLASPDAFLRRPRLWLELVTEFSATCTPVPSFALPLVLKRGGPGRRPVQLGSLRNLILINEPIYKASVDEFVMAFSVAAGLRADSISPSYGLAENCTFVSTAWKADTTGVLPSYKKLLPSARLSSVVAREAPEIEIVVVDEESGEPARDGMEGEVWVSSPSNGSGYLAHPSATREAFCARLPGRAGRCFLRTGDRGVVVAVNGPNRYLYIVGRCADLVLVDGGARRVHAHYIETTTFDIATDQLRGGCIAAFAMPEPASPLYVVVVVAELQKGRGAAADHRRLCDGIRWAVWEGESVKVGRVVLVQSGSVPRTTSGKVRRGAAREKLAAKKFPVVFEARYDRDGDREVSVHRVGDEGEIEERCAGEQGVSAMATALGSASPRPRLQSFL, from the coding sequence ATGATGGCGACTGAGAACTACGACCCGTGTTACCCCGACCAGCCGGTGGTGCACCGGTACCTGCCCGTGTGGGCCAGGCTGCCGGCGTTCGCTGACAAGCCGGCCTTCATCTGGGCCGACGACCATGGCGCCACGACGGCTATCTCCTACACTGCGCTCACGTACTCCCAGCTGGACGCCGCGGTGGAGCGAATGGCGTCCAGGCTCCTTGGCAAGCTCCGGCGCGGCGACACCGTGCTGGTGCTCGCCTCGCCGGGGCTCCGGCTCGTGAAGCTCCTCTTCGCTTGCCAGCGGGCCGGGCTCACGGCGGTGCCTGTCGTGCCGCCTGACCTGAGCAGGCCTGGCCCGGCCCAGGCGCACCTCATGCGCGCCGTGTCACAGACAaagcccggcgccgccgtcgccgataAGCTCTTCGTCGACGCCATCGCGAGGTCGGACGGCCGGCTCGCTGCCACTCTCAGCGGCCTCCGCTGGCTGCCCGTCGACGAGCTGGAGCGATGCGACGATGATCATGCTAGCAGTGACAATAAGCCACCGTCCATGGTGATGGGCTGTGGGCCGGGCGACGCGTATCTGGTCCAGTACACCTCTGGAGCTACCGGCCCCCCGAAACCTGTGGTGGTGGCTGCCGGATCCGCGGCCCACAACGTGCGGGCCGCGAGGCGGGCCTACGACCTTGGGCCGAACAGCATGGTGGTCTCATGGCTCCCGCAGTACCATGACTGCGGGCTCATGTTCCTCCTTCTCACCGTCGTCTCGGGCGCCACCTGCGTGCTGGCCTCCCCCgacgccttcctccgccgcccgcgcctctGGCTCGAGCTCGTCACCGAGTTTAGCGCGACATGCACACCCGTGCCGTCGTTCGCGCTGCCGCTCGTGCTCAAGCGCGGTGGGCCAGGGCGGCGTCCGGTGCAGCTCGGCAGCCTGAGGAACCTGATCCTGATCAATGAGCCGATCTACAAGGCTAGTGTTGATGAATTCGTCATGGCGTTTAGTGTCGCTGCTGGGCTGCGTGCGGACTCCATCTCGCCGTCGTACGGCCTCGCCGAGAATTGCACATTCGTGTCCACCGCGTGGAAGGCAGATACGACCGGCGTCCTCCCGTCGTACAAGAAGCTGCTGCCATCGGCGAGGCTGTCGTCGGTCGTAGCCCGCGAGGCACCGGAGATTGAGATCGTGGTGGTGGATGAGGAGTCTGGCGAGCCGGCAAGGGACGGCATGGAGGGGGAGGTGTGGGTGTCCTCGCCGAGCAATGGCTCCGGATACCTGGCCCACCCGTCGGCGACCCGCGAGGCGTTCTGCGCGAGGTTGCCAGGACGGGCCGGCCGGTGCTTCCTGCGGACAGGTGACCGAGGCGTGGTGGTCGCCGTGAACGGGCCAAATCGGTACCTGTACATCGTCGGTCGGTGCGCCGACCTTGTTCTCGTCGACGGCGGGGCGCGCCGAGTGCATGCGCACTACATCGAGACGACGACATTCGACATCGCAACGGACCAGCTGAGAGGCGGCTGTATTGCCGCGTTCGCGATGCCAGAGCCAGCATCACCACTATACGTGGTCGTTGTCGTGGCGGAGCTGCAGAAGGGAAGgggtgccgccgccgatcATCGGCGTCTCTGCGACGGCATAAGGTGGGCAGTGTGGGAAGGGGAAAGCGTCAAGGTTGGGCGGGTGGTGCTAGTCCAGAGCGGTTCGGTGCCGAGGACGACGTCGGGGAAGGTGAGACGTGGGGCAGCGAGGGAGAAGCTAGCTGCCAAGAAGTTTCCGGTGGTCTTCGAGGCACGGTACGACCGCGATGGTGATCGTGAGGTGTCGGTACATCGGGTTGGAGATGAAGGAGAGATAGAGGAGAGGTGTGCGGGGGAGCAAGGGGTGTCCGCCATGGCCACGGCATTGGGGAGTGCgagtcctcgtcctcgcctaCAATCGTTTCTCTGA